The Hippoglossus stenolepis isolate QCI-W04-F060 chromosome 12, HSTE1.2, whole genome shotgun sequence genome segment CCAGGTTGAGTGTTTTACATGTTCAGTGAGCGTCTGAAATCAGTGTCATGTTGGTTTTCTGTTTGGGATGTGTTGTCATTTAGCAATTTCACAATCAGAAGGGATGATTGTATTCATTCCATTATCACAGATGCTGCAATGTTGTTTGCTTGGAGCAGTTTACTTAATGTCATGTGGATCAAAGAAAGTCTTATACAAGCAAGCAGTTAGCATTGATGTAGAGTCTGAAATAGGCTGGTTGGTCGGGCAGTCTGATACAAGTTTAAAGGCAGTTAAAGACTTGTCAGTTCACTGATACTTATTTTACTGGTCTCTTGAAAACATACCAGTGTGAACagtatctgttgtttttaaattgtccgGTAAGCCAGGTGTAACTCTGTCTTCATAGTATTGGATGCAAGGCAGAGGTTTTATTGCTGTTGAAAACTCACCAAAGGAAACCTGCTTCTGAGCTCTAAGactttgttttctattttaggACCAGCAACATAAAGAAACGCCTTCACATATAAAGTTAATTCCAGGTAAATTACTCATCTACTTATTTATACACAAATTCGTGAATGTGCATTTTTCTCCTTTGGTAATTAGAATAATAAGACTGTAGGTCTGTACACATTGCTTTctacaatttgttttttttgtactgtTCACATGTAGATTCTTACAGCTCATTTTCCTACTTGTAAGCACTGCATTTGTTTCTTactcattttttatatttgaatcgTTACATGGCTGATATCATTATCAAATAATCTGCTGATAATCCTCTTGAgtaattgttttacttttaaaatgatgaaacaacaaTGTTCATCGAAATTAACAACAGCCTCAGGTAATtgtcaaatgtcttgttttttgtgtctatAACAGGACACTCAATTTACTGAAACAGCCAGCCCTTCATCAAAGGTCTTTCCTTCTTCACTTAAATTATTCATAAAAGTGTTGTCTCAtgctctttttctgtctttagtATTCTACTGCTCATCATGGAAGAGGTGCAAAGAGATTGAGGACTGTGACCACAATGCCAAGAAACTGTGTCTTCCGGGTGGAAAATCTGGAAAAGCACAGACACCAAAACCCACTGTTAACAACTCAGTTAGAACTTCCCCAGTGTCTCCATCGAGGCCGTCTTCCGCCACAGAACTGCCATTTGAAACCACAGATAACCATCAGTGCTCAGAGCTGGCACGTGAAGAGCCATCTTGTTTGGAACTGTCGTCCATATTTGGAGCCACCCAGTCATCCTGTGGATCACTGTCACTCAAACCTTGTGCAAAGGGACGACCATCAATCGGGGCAAAGCAGGCATATATAAGTTCCACTCAGGATCCTATTTTGAAGTTAAAAGAGTTTAAGTCGTCTTCAAATCCCGCTGAAGAGAGTTTACAAAAAAATGGAGAggaaaacaataatacaaataaattggGCTTTTTATTATCCCCTGAGGTTCCCCAAAGGCTCACTCGTAGTTTAGCTCATGTGCACCGCAGGAACTCAGTTTCACCAGTCAAGAAAGTGAGAAGCAAGACGCGCAGGAGCTCTCCCAAATCAGAATCAAAACCAAATTCAGGTTATGGTCGCTCGGCAGAACGAAATAAAATTGCCCGCTCGCGAAGGCCTGTTGTAACCCCTGACGATACAGTTGAGCTCTTTACCCCCGATCCCATGACTTATGTAGTCAGTGCTGCTCATAAGAGTGCAAAGCCCAAGAAAGATGGGGGAACGATTAAATCACCCACCTCAGAGAAAAGTTGTTCATCCAGCACTGCAGTAACTGGATCTTTGTGTCGTAAAACTCCAGAAAGTAGTTTTACTCATGCAGAGGACACCAAAATCTCTTCTTCAGGAGGTAACGCACAATTCGCCTTGCCCACTGTAGCTTTAGAGCGATTAAAACTTGAAAATATAGTCTCCTTTGGTTCTAAAGACAGGGAACTCAAAAACGGTTTTATCACTTCCTCAGGTAAGAGGCTCAAGGAAGAGCCTGTTAAATCTGGTGGGAAACGCACCTTAAAGACTGAAACTACTGCTTCCGAAAGAACGTCTATTTCACATTGTTCTCAGCCTCCACCCCTGGAGAGGCAGGAAAGTGAGGGGAATAGTAAGCAGGAAAATGAAGAGGATGCCGTAGATGTGGAACTGGACCTCGGCCTGAGCTTTGCATTAGATTTGGATGTAACCCAGAGCTCTCATAGCAGTGAGGAGGGGTCGCTGCTTTCCCTGCAGGAGATGATGAAGCATGCTACCAAGCTTCCAGATACGCCAGAGAAGGGAGCCTTCTTAGAGCCGAGTACACCCGGACATCACAGCAGCAAGTTAAAATTTGTAAGCTCCAAATACATGTCTTTATTGTACATCAATTTATGAAGGTGTGATTATCAGCTCTACTGTCTCTGTTTGGAGCTTAAATGTCAtcctttgtgtttccacagctATTACCATCCTCCACAAAGCCAGGTCTCTACAAAAACAATCTTGATCAAATGCTGAAGGAAATAAACACCAATAAAAAGTAtattattctgttgtttttacacccATTACCTTTTCAATTTGAAATATAGTTGCTGTGAGGATTTAAATGTCTCCATGTTCTTTTTATCTATCAGAGCTAAAGAGATTGAGGTACAGCTCCTGACTGCATGTCAAGAGGACCTGTTGAGAATAGCTGAATATGAGACCGAAGAGAAACGGGAGGAGGGCATCTCCACTGAACAACAGTGAGACATGCACATTTGACCTTGTCATCAGGACACAGTCCTCGTACAGTAAAAACCTGTAATTTGCATTTCATCCTCATTTGTTTTCCAGGGAATTTCTGCAGCGCTACTCGCTGACGTCCAGTGCAATCAGGGATGTTCCCCCTGGAGAAACAGTGTTCAACATGGAGAAATTTGGTCAGATTTTCAACCaggacacactgcagctccgacAATGCATGGTCACCCCGCAGGGGACAGCAAAGTACACTCTTCTCTGGTGAGCCATGTGTACATGTGAAGGGTCAGAGCAACATATTGTATCTTGACAACGAAAGACTTAATTTGATTCGCGTTCTCATTGTCCCAATGGAGAGATTCTTTATAATTTTAGTGACCCTCGGACCTCGTCTCGTGTCAGCTAAAACTTTGAACAATATTTTTGTccaaataaatctttaaaactaGAGGACATTTTTGGTGATTCCAAGACCTTTCTTTAAGTTTTCACGTCACTGTCCGTCCCCTATTTCCACATAATTAATGTAAGAACAAACAATTGGCAGAGCACATTAATGCTCCCAATAGGATGAACCCATTTGGATTGACAATTTGACCTCGCCTTTTGGCAACCCTCAGCACAAATTCTATTTTTAACATCCACACTGgaaacacaagtcaacaaacgTGTTAGCTCCCTCCAGCACTGTACAGTGGTGTATTTCTTTGgcatatattttgttgtatttactaAGTAATGAATTCTTCATGTCTTTCTCTCTCGACTTACATTCCCCTCCTTCCTAACAGGTCCAGTCCTGCTCAACTGAGATTGCATGTGATGATTGGATTGTTCCAGGAAGCTTACAACTGTTCCTCGCCCTGTCCAGCTCAGATTACCCGTTTCCTGTTCAAGGTGGGCCCCACACACCTGTAGCATTTCATCAGTCGTGATTATTGTCTGAATGTCTCAGCGGTGATAATGATCGTTTGTTCAATGTTGTCAGATGATGTCAGTCCATAGTGAGAGGCTGGTATCCAAAAAGATACTACAGGCACTCTGTGACATCGCCTGCACTGCTGTTAATCAGATAGGTCAGTGTTCCCATCACCATCATGCTTTTTGTATGTCTTCACTATAAGTTGATTAGACATGTTaacatatatgttttttttctatgtgcATAATTCCTTAGTGAAAAATGGAAGCCAGGAGTTTAAACTGTGGGTTCCCAGTTTGGCTGATGTGACGCTGGTCCTAATGAATATGGGAGTTGCTTTTGTGACTCTCTTCCCATTCGAGAATCTGCAACCTCCATTTACAGAAGGAGATTTACTGTAAGTAGCACTCTTGtgaatttatttgaaaaaagttGTAGGTCATGAATTCAGACTTTTCCAATGTcattaaattaacaaaattcATCCGTCCATTGCTGAATAGTTTCcatatattttcaaattgtgtttttgccTGAAATGCCTGCTCCAAATGTGTTTAGATCTGTTTAATTTCATTCAGCTgaatttctgtgtgtttatgtaggGAGGACATTTCTATCCAATGTGACATTGCTTCCAGCAACAAGGAACAGAGAACTGTCCCCGAGCACA includes the following:
- the slf2 gene encoding SMC5-SMC6 complex localization factor protein 2 isoform X2; the encoded protein is MRKTTENHGNFRTLAEYMSPRSKVKDLTLQQHSLPHDTSFHQETPMKPSQMPNQLSHPPPKRGLSLQSPELYQRERLGPRQHSSHHLGPIHSSDSPANVGNPTNRPHHTPRDRLGPPQHSPQPPGPFCSSHCVQVSPPDSDMSANSPQPSPPGVFHHASPQFMRDLSNYTLSFHIRRDELSEAKARLSHSGSRNVIKNQESNKAQSSDMRNPVPTAQLHRRPVTPSLNTRTAQEVLPQPLSDSVPRSPAYSHSTPHGYQPSENTHSCERSSCSSLSISPAAPCQDQQHKETPSHIKLIPVFYCSSWKRCKEIEDCDHNAKKLCLPGGKSGKAQTPKPTVNNSVRTSPVSPSRPSSATELPFETTDNHQCSELAREEPSCLELSSIFGATQSSCGSLSLKPCAKGRPSIGAKQAYISSTQDPILKLKEFKSSSNPAEESLQKNGEENNNTNKLGFLLSPEVPQRLTRSLAHVHRRNSVSPVKKVRSKTRRSSPKSESKPNSGYGRSAERNKIARSRRPVVTPDDTVELFTPDPMTYVVSAAHKSAKPKKDGGTIKSPTSEKSCSSSTAVTGSLCRKTPESSFTHAEDTKISSSGGNAQFALPTVALERLKLENIVSFGSKDRELKNGFITSSGKRLKEEPVKSGGKRTLKTETTASERTSISHCSQPPPLERQESEGNSKQENEEDAVDVELDLGLSFALDLDVTQSSHSSEEGSLLSLQEMMKHATKLPDTPEKGAFLEPSTPGHHSSKLKFLLPSSTKPGLYKNNLDQMLKEINTNKKAKEIEVQLLTACQEDLLRIAEYETEEKREEGISTEQQEFLQRYSLTSSAIRDVPPGETVFNMEKFGQIFNQDTLQLRQCMVTPQGTAKSSPAQLRLHVMIGLFQEAYNCSSPCPAQITRFLFKMMSVHSERLVSKKILQALCDIACTAVNQIVKNGSQEFKLWVPSLADVTLVLMNMGVAFVTLFPFENLQPPFTEGDLLEDISIQCDIASSNKEQRTVPEHNYNNVLKYLSFCMGLNPRAYSDDELLLLLTVVGKVCLDTQLILQSSVELFSLQYKIVNNIRGWDTMLPRICQALTDLTKDHHNMCLLVQLLPDNTRGKQLRQHLSLSMISKLLDGKCTSRRTGKDFQLSMLRPYLPSMQPSALFRRMLRSSSMAQNEKVDKVTLDQQSYYLCYSLLTLTSEASNFQFFPAHQKGQLLALSSELETHIKCDIRESEKCLYRSKVKDLVARIDTKWQMLLQKIRPLHGKLYDYWQPPPVDTLVCRREECNSDDGQGVVILENKQVEETNQAEEDEAVLIAEEDEAVLIAEADEAVLNTEEEQIMELGETHGGTEGLEPMDEKNETKEAIEPVPRELNQEVEDDNLVHMRQTSDYIDRL
- the slf2 gene encoding SMC5-SMC6 complex localization factor protein 2 isoform X1, producing the protein MRKTTENHGNFRTLAEYMSPRSKVKDLTLQQHSLPHDTSFHQETPMKPSQMPNQLSHPPPKRGLSLQSPELYQRERLGPRQHSSHHLGPIHSSDSPANVGNPTNRPHHTPRDRLGPPQHSPQPPGPFCSSHCVQVSPPDSDMSANSPQPSPPGVFHHASPQFMRDLSNYTLSFHIRRDELSEAKARLSHSGSRNVIKNQESNKAQSSDMRNPVPTAQLHRRPVTPSLNTRTAQEVLPQPLSDSVPRSPAYSHSTPHGYQPSENTHSCERSSCSSLSISPAAPCQDQQHKETPSHIKLIPVFYCSSWKRCKEIEDCDHNAKKLCLPGGKSGKAQTPKPTVNNSVRTSPVSPSRPSSATELPFETTDNHQCSELAREEPSCLELSSIFGATQSSCGSLSLKPCAKGRPSIGAKQAYISSTQDPILKLKEFKSSSNPAEESLQKNGEENNNTNKLGFLLSPEVPQRLTRSLAHVHRRNSVSPVKKVRSKTRRSSPKSESKPNSGYGRSAERNKIARSRRPVVTPDDTVELFTPDPMTYVVSAAHKSAKPKKDGGTIKSPTSEKSCSSSTAVTGSLCRKTPESSFTHAEDTKISSSGGNAQFALPTVALERLKLENIVSFGSKDRELKNGFITSSGKRLKEEPVKSGGKRTLKTETTASERTSISHCSQPPPLERQESEGNSKQENEEDAVDVELDLGLSFALDLDVTQSSHSSEEGSLLSLQEMMKHATKLPDTPEKGAFLEPSTPGHHSSKLKFLLPSSTKPGLYKNNLDQMLKEINTNKKAKEIEVQLLTACQEDLLRIAEYETEEKREEGISTEQQEFLQRYSLTSSAIRDVPPGETVFNMEKFGQIFNQDTLQLRQCMVTPQGTAKYTLLWSSPAQLRLHVMIGLFQEAYNCSSPCPAQITRFLFKMMSVHSERLVSKKILQALCDIACTAVNQIVKNGSQEFKLWVPSLADVTLVLMNMGVAFVTLFPFENLQPPFTEGDLLEDISIQCDIASSNKEQRTVPEHNYNNVLKYLSFCMGLNPRAYSDDELLLLLTVVGKVCLDTQLILQSSVELFSLQYKIVNNIRGWDTMLPRICQALTDLTKDHHNMCLLVQLLPDNTRGKQLRQHLSLSMISKLLDGKCTSRRTGKDFQLSMLRPYLPSMQPSALFRRMLRSSSMAQNEKVDKVTLDQQSYYLCYSLLTLTSEASNFQFFPAHQKGQLLALSSELETHIKCDIRESEKCLYRSKVKDLVARIDTKWQMLLQKIRPLHGKLYDYWQPPPVDTLVCRREECNSDDGQGVVILENKQVEETNQAEEDEAVLIAEEDEAVLIAEADEAVLNTEEEQIMELGETHGGTEGLEPMDEKNETKEAIEPVPRELNQEVEDDNLVHMRQTSDYIDRL